One Arthrobacter sp. Marseille-P9274 genomic region harbors:
- a CDS encoding CoA-binding protein: MSVSAPARTWVGPSAPERLNILRNTTSIAIVGASDKPSRASYFVATYLLSSSKYKVYFVNPVAKEILGQPVYKSLADLPEVPDLVDVFRKHDDLPGVLEETLAVGAKTIWLQLGSWHEDVAAKAEAAGLNVVMDRCVKIEHARFHGGLHLAGFDTGVISSKRQLTA, translated from the coding sequence GTGAGCGTTTCCGCACCCGCGCGCACCTGGGTCGGGCCGTCCGCCCCGGAGCGCCTGAACATCCTGCGCAACACCACGTCCATCGCGATCGTGGGCGCGTCGGACAAGCCCAGCCGGGCGAGCTACTTCGTGGCCACCTACCTGCTCTCGTCGAGCAAGTACAAGGTCTACTTCGTGAACCCGGTGGCCAAGGAGATCCTCGGCCAGCCGGTGTACAAGTCGCTGGCCGACCTGCCTGAGGTACCCGATCTGGTGGATGTCTTCCGCAAGCACGACGACCTGCCCGGCGTGCTGGAGGAGACCCTCGCCGTGGGAGCCAAGACCATCTGGCTGCAGCTCGGCTCCTGGCACGAAGATGTCGCCGCCAAGGCCGAGGCGGCCGGGCTCAACGTGGTGATGGACCGCTGCGTCAAGATCGAGCACGCCCGCTTCCACGGCGGACTGCACCTGGCCGGATTCGACACCGGAGTGATCTCGTCCAAGCGCCAGCTCACGGCATAG
- a CDS encoding peroxidase family protein, with the protein MFTHRTKGKRADARGRRVSDRDSSRPDTGRKNSRAGSRGVASALALVLTTSLGLPALAGPAHAVVGQGFTVTPADLAFILKQIKISEAHVANTTSATGPCGALLGNGANQVPGALVSYGLRTVDGTCNNLQQDRQDYGAANKAFPRLTEPQFRTAEDSQSPRVQASADPGYAAKTDVWDSQPRVISNLIVDQTSTNPAAVDAAAFPVRSQGGESIVPCTTQPTETEPGAPEGCVPAGETLFIPNITTDVGLSPPYNGLFTLFGQFFDHGLDLVSKSGGTVYVPLKDDDPLIPGRDGQLGTADDLPPQLRFMAVTRATNQPGPDGQMGTADDIQEATNRTNPYVDQSQTYASHPAHQVFLRTYTANTEGKPVSTGELLTSADGGMGTWELLKKQAAERLGLRLVDADVLGIPMILTDPYGKFVPGPERGLPQYVTPTGLVEGNLADPVPAPANVERVSEAFLDDIAHNAAPNPGLAPDPDTTFTPATARQAAGTYDDEMLNRHFVAGDGRVNENIGLSMIHQIFHSEHNRLVDDIQRVLTEDAAASSRGAAALEEWKLAAGAEGWNGERLFQAARFVTEMEYQHLAFEEFARKVQPLVEPFSGYHDDVDPAITAEFAHAVYRFGHSMLTDTISRTNADGSANDISLLDGFLNPLAYDDGGTAGDLDSHQAAGAIAMGMSNQVGNELDEFVTDTLRSNLLGLPLDLAAINLARARETGVPSLNNLRKQLHGSTNDSQLAPYKNWTDFGLNIKHPESLVNFVAAYGTHETITSKTALADKRAAAQLLVDPPIGTPAESIPADAEDFMTASGTWAAKATGLDEVDLWIGGLAERTNLFGGLLGSTFNYVFEKQMTDLQNGDRFYYLVRTPGMNLFSQLEGNSFAEMIMRNTTAHSMTADAFSTADCKFQLGNLAGTGSSVADDAGSECNETELLIRMPDGTIRYRTTNSVDPAGINGQSVFNGTDATDRSWGGVDNDTFWGGPGNDRIEGNDGADTALGGVGNDIITDMAGDDVHKGGPGNDAIDSGPGLDIVLGGDGHDLQNGGLNTNEHFAGNGDDLIIAGSGADTVFADSGDDWIEGGDGADLLQGDSGAPFFDDPNKPGHDVISGQNGDDDYDAEGGDDIMLAGPGIERNAGAAGFDWTSYQLDPIAADSDLDLRLLGVPLPVDVLRDRHGEVEASSGGAKNDILRGDSIVPRLAVAEGASGSNWLDEAGVNRIAGLRQLLPAGAATGDSVWGEGNIILGGAGSDTLEGRGADDILDGDKYLNVRLSVRTDRNDAATEIGSATSLSKPYLAGSTETLQQAVFAGKVDPGNIVVDREILDGGASGGTDVAVFSDIQANYTVTTTPAGAALGAPGSVTTVTHNDGGDAGDDGAVTGDGTDTLRNVEKLIFADTQAPAAPTAVTATGANASAIVTWSAPAGSSITGFDVLVADAQGNQVGLLRPADAAATSLLVDGLANGTAYRFQVRAVNEVGPGPYSALSAAVTPAPVAPGAPAIASVTGGDLQATVNWTAPADNGGSALTGFAVRVIDAANNQVGDLRTAAAGATSLVVTDLPAGSPVRFQVAAVNGIGQGTFSAASDAVTPVETVAPSISDRTPAAAATGVRRDSNIAVTFNEPVSGISGTTLVLRNAVTEEIVEATVSYDQTTMTALLDPAADLRGGTQYRVTVSGGAAAVRDTFDNALGSDSWTFTTENGLAKTVDFTGDGDADVVARDGQGRLWLYPGNGTGGLDARTLMGRSGWNAMSAITSTGDFDGDGTADVIAKDRVGTGQLWLYPGNGTGGLEPRVLLGRSGWNAMNTLFSGGDMNGDGDTDLMARDGNGRLWTYPGTGAGRLQARILTGSSGWNSITSLLSAGDSDGDGTTDVLARTSDGRLWLYPGAGNARLGSRSQMGTGWNTMRAIFSPGDLSGNGTSDVVASHSDGRLLLYPGNGTGGLQAARVIGTSGWTAMSILF; encoded by the coding sequence ATGTTCACTCACCGCACAAAGGGGAAGCGGGCGGATGCGCGGGGGCGCAGAGTATCCGACCGTGACAGCAGCAGGCCGGACACCGGCCGGAAAAACAGCAGGGCAGGCAGCCGCGGCGTCGCAAGTGCGCTTGCCCTGGTCCTGACCACGTCGCTCGGGCTCCCGGCCCTTGCCGGCCCGGCCCACGCCGTCGTTGGCCAGGGCTTCACCGTCACGCCAGCTGATCTGGCGTTCATTCTCAAGCAGATCAAGATCTCCGAAGCCCATGTGGCCAATACGACGTCGGCCACCGGACCTTGCGGCGCCCTGCTCGGCAATGGTGCCAACCAAGTGCCCGGGGCGCTCGTTTCCTACGGCTTGCGCACGGTTGACGGGACCTGCAACAACCTGCAGCAGGACCGCCAGGACTACGGCGCGGCCAACAAGGCCTTCCCGCGGCTGACCGAGCCGCAGTTCCGGACGGCCGAGGACTCGCAGTCACCGCGCGTGCAGGCCAGCGCCGATCCCGGCTACGCCGCCAAGACGGATGTCTGGGACTCGCAGCCTCGCGTGATCAGCAACCTGATCGTGGACCAGACGTCCACCAACCCGGCCGCCGTGGACGCGGCGGCCTTCCCGGTCCGCAGCCAGGGCGGCGAAAGCATCGTTCCCTGCACCACCCAGCCCACCGAAACCGAACCGGGCGCGCCGGAAGGCTGCGTGCCCGCCGGCGAGACGCTGTTCATCCCGAACATCACCACCGACGTCGGACTCTCCCCGCCGTACAACGGGCTCTTCACGCTGTTCGGCCAGTTCTTCGACCACGGCCTCGACCTCGTGAGCAAGTCCGGCGGCACGGTGTACGTCCCGCTGAAGGACGACGATCCGCTGATTCCGGGCCGCGACGGCCAGCTGGGCACCGCCGACGACCTGCCGCCGCAGCTGCGGTTCATGGCCGTCACCCGCGCGACCAACCAGCCCGGACCCGATGGCCAGATGGGCACCGCGGACGACATCCAGGAAGCGACCAACCGCACCAACCCGTACGTTGACCAGTCGCAGACCTACGCCTCCCACCCGGCGCACCAGGTGTTCCTGCGGACCTACACGGCCAACACCGAGGGCAAGCCGGTCTCCACCGGCGAGCTGCTCACCTCCGCCGACGGCGGCATGGGCACCTGGGAACTGCTGAAGAAGCAGGCGGCGGAGCGGCTCGGCCTGCGCCTCGTGGATGCCGACGTCCTGGGCATCCCGATGATCCTGACGGACCCGTACGGCAAGTTCGTGCCGGGTCCCGAGCGCGGCCTGCCGCAGTACGTCACGCCAACCGGCCTGGTCGAGGGCAACCTCGCCGATCCGGTTCCGGCCCCGGCCAACGTGGAACGGGTGAGCGAGGCATTCCTGGACGACATCGCCCATAACGCGGCGCCCAACCCCGGCCTGGCTCCGGATCCGGACACGACCTTCACGCCCGCGACCGCCCGCCAGGCGGCGGGGACGTACGACGACGAAATGCTGAACCGCCACTTCGTCGCCGGCGACGGCCGCGTGAACGAGAACATCGGCCTGAGCATGATCCACCAGATCTTCCACTCCGAACACAACCGGCTCGTCGATGACATCCAGCGCGTCCTGACCGAGGATGCAGCGGCCTCTTCCCGCGGCGCCGCGGCCCTGGAGGAATGGAAGCTCGCCGCCGGAGCCGAGGGCTGGAACGGCGAGCGCCTGTTCCAGGCCGCCCGCTTCGTCACGGAGATGGAGTACCAGCATCTGGCCTTCGAGGAGTTCGCGCGTAAGGTGCAGCCGCTCGTCGAGCCCTTCTCCGGCTACCACGACGACGTGGACCCGGCGATCACGGCCGAGTTCGCGCACGCGGTGTACCGCTTCGGGCACTCGATGCTCACCGACACCATCTCGCGCACCAACGCGGACGGCTCCGCCAACGACATTTCGCTGCTGGACGGCTTCCTCAACCCGCTCGCCTACGACGACGGCGGCACGGCCGGCGACCTGGATTCGCACCAAGCGGCCGGCGCCATCGCCATGGGCATGTCGAACCAGGTCGGTAACGAGCTGGATGAGTTCGTCACCGACACGCTGCGCAGCAACCTGCTGGGCTTGCCCCTCGACCTGGCCGCGATCAACCTGGCCCGGGCCCGGGAGACCGGCGTTCCCTCGCTGAACAACCTGCGCAAGCAGCTGCACGGGTCAACCAATGACAGCCAGCTGGCTCCCTACAAGAACTGGACCGACTTCGGCCTGAACATCAAGCACCCGGAGTCGCTGGTCAACTTCGTCGCCGCCTACGGCACGCACGAGACCATCACCTCGAAGACCGCGCTGGCCGACAAGCGGGCCGCGGCCCAGCTGCTGGTCGACCCGCCGATCGGCACCCCGGCGGAGTCCATCCCGGCCGACGCCGAGGACTTCATGACCGCCTCCGGCACGTGGGCCGCCAAGGCTACCGGGCTGGACGAGGTGGACCTCTGGATCGGCGGCCTGGCCGAGCGCACCAACCTGTTCGGCGGCCTGCTCGGCTCCACGTTCAACTACGTCTTTGAGAAGCAGATGACGGATCTGCAGAACGGCGACCGCTTCTACTACCTGGTCCGCACTCCAGGCATGAACCTGTTCTCCCAGCTTGAGGGCAATTCCTTCGCCGAGATGATCATGCGCAACACCACCGCGCACTCGATGACCGCCGATGCGTTCTCCACCGCAGACTGCAAGTTCCAGCTGGGCAACCTCGCCGGAACCGGCAGCAGCGTCGCCGACGATGCGGGCTCGGAGTGCAACGAGACAGAGCTGCTGATCCGCATGCCGGACGGCACCATCCGCTACCGCACCACCAACTCCGTCGATCCGGCCGGCATCAACGGCCAGAGCGTCTTCAACGGCACCGATGCCACTGACCGGTCCTGGGGCGGCGTGGACAACGACACGTTCTGGGGCGGCCCCGGCAACGACCGCATCGAGGGCAACGACGGCGCCGACACCGCACTGGGTGGCGTGGGCAACGACATCATCACCGACATGGCCGGCGACGACGTCCACAAGGGCGGCCCGGGCAACGACGCCATCGACTCCGGTCCCGGCCTCGACATCGTGCTCGGCGGCGACGGCCACGACCTGCAGAACGGCGGCCTCAACACCAACGAGCACTTCGCCGGCAACGGGGATGATCTCATCATCGCAGGCAGCGGCGCGGACACCGTCTTCGCCGACTCCGGTGACGACTGGATCGAAGGCGGTGACGGGGCCGACCTGCTGCAAGGCGATTCCGGCGCACCCTTCTTCGATGATCCCAACAAGCCCGGCCATGACGTGATCAGCGGCCAGAACGGCGACGACGACTACGACGCCGAGGGCGGCGACGACATCATGCTCGCCGGCCCCGGCATCGAACGCAACGCCGGTGCGGCAGGCTTCGACTGGACCAGTTACCAACTGGATCCCATCGCGGCCGACTCTGACCTGGACCTGAGGCTGCTGGGCGTTCCGCTTCCCGTGGACGTCCTCCGCGACCGCCACGGAGAGGTTGAAGCCTCCTCGGGCGGCGCCAAGAACGACATCCTCCGCGGAGACAGCATCGTTCCGCGCCTGGCTGTCGCAGAAGGAGCCTCCGGCAGCAACTGGCTGGATGAAGCCGGCGTGAACCGCATCGCCGGCCTGCGCCAGCTGCTCCCGGCCGGCGCCGCCACCGGCGACTCCGTCTGGGGTGAAGGCAACATCATCCTCGGCGGTGCCGGAAGCGACACCCTCGAGGGCCGCGGCGCGGACGATATCCTGGACGGCGACAAGTACCTGAACGTGCGGCTGAGCGTGCGCACGGACCGGAATGATGCCGCCACCGAGATCGGTTCCGCCACCTCGCTGTCCAAGCCGTACCTGGCCGGCAGCACGGAAACGCTGCAGCAGGCGGTCTTCGCCGGCAAGGTGGATCCGGGCAATATCGTCGTCGACCGGGAGATTCTCGACGGCGGCGCCTCAGGGGGCACGGACGTCGCGGTGTTCTCCGACATCCAGGCGAACTACACCGTCACCACCACGCCCGCAGGTGCCGCCCTCGGCGCTCCCGGCAGCGTCACCACTGTGACCCATAACGACGGCGGCGACGCCGGCGACGATGGCGCGGTCACCGGCGACGGAACGGACACCCTGCGCAACGTCGAGAAGCTCATCTTCGCGGACACCCAGGCGCCGGCCGCCCCGACGGCTGTCACCGCCACGGGCGCCAACGCCTCGGCGATCGTGACGTGGTCTGCTCCGGCCGGCTCCTCGATCACGGGATTCGACGTCCTGGTCGCAGACGCGCAGGGCAACCAGGTCGGCCTGCTCCGGCCCGCCGATGCAGCCGCAACCTCGCTGCTCGTGGACGGCCTGGCCAACGGAACGGCCTACCGCTTCCAGGTACGCGCGGTGAACGAGGTCGGGCCCGGTCCGTACTCCGCCCTCAGCGCGGCCGTCACCCCGGCTCCGGTTGCACCCGGCGCCCCGGCCATCGCGTCGGTTACCGGTGGCGACCTGCAGGCAACCGTGAACTGGACCGCGCCTGCGGACAACGGCGGCTCGGCCCTGACCGGCTTCGCGGTCCGGGTGATCGACGCGGCCAACAACCAGGTCGGCGACCTGCGCACGGCAGCCGCCGGCGCAACCAGCCTGGTGGTCACCGACCTGCCGGCCGGCAGCCCGGTCCGTTTCCAGGTCGCCGCGGTCAATGGGATCGGCCAGGGAACCTTCTCGGCCGCATCGGACGCCGTGACTCCGGTGGAGACCGTCGCCCCGAGCATCTCGGACCGGACACCTGCGGCGGCAGCCACGGGCGTCCGCCGGGACTCCAACATCGCGGTGACCTTCAACGAACCGGTCAGCGGCATCAGCGGAACCACGCTAGTGCTGCGCAACGCGGTCACCGAGGAGATCGTCGAGGCCACGGTCAGCTATGACCAGACGACCATGACGGCGCTGCTGGATCCCGCCGCCGACCTGCGCGGCGGCACCCAGTACCGGGTGACAGTGAGCGGAGGCGCCGCGGCAGTCCGCGACACCTTCGACAACGCCCTGGGCTCCGACAGCTGGACCTTCACCACGGAGAACGGGCTGGCCAAGACGGTCGACTTCACCGGTGACGGCGATGCGGACGTGGTAGCCCGGGACGGCCAGGGCCGGCTCTGGCTCTACCCCGGCAACGGCACCGGCGGACTGGACGCGCGGACACTGATGGGCCGCAGCGGCTGGAACGCGATGTCCGCCATCACCAGCACCGGTGACTTCGACGGCGACGGCACTGCCGACGTCATCGCCAAGGACCGGGTGGGCACCGGACAGCTCTGGCTCTACCCGGGCAACGGCACCGGCGGACTCGAACCCCGGGTCCTGCTCGGCCGAAGCGGCTGGAACGCCATGAACACCCTGTTCAGCGGCGGCGACATGAACGGCGACGGCGACACGGACCTCATGGCCCGTGACGGCAACGGCCGGCTGTGGACCTACCCGGGCACTGGCGCGGGCCGGCTCCAGGCTCGGATCCTCACCGGTTCCAGCGGCTGGAATTCCATCACCAGCCTGCTGAGCGCCGGGGATTCCGACGGCGACGGCACCACCGATGTCCTGGCCCGGACCAGCGACGGACGGCTCTGGCTCTACCCAGGCGCTGGCAATGCCCGGCTCGGTAGCCGCAGCCAGATGGGCACCGGCTGGAATACCATGCGGGCCATCTTCAGCCCGGGCGACCTCAGCGGCAACGGCACTTCCGACGTCGTCGCGAGCCACTCGGACGGGCGCCTGCTGCTCTACCCGGGCAACGGGACCGGCGGCCTGCAGGCCGCCCGGGTCATCGGCACCAGCGGCTGGACGGCGATGAGCATCCTGTTCTAG
- a CDS encoding RNA polymerase sigma factor gives MLTDDDLSTAVAGSGRAAEKIYRSLAPQVLGYLKTKGLEDPEGTAQDVFLTVFRKLESVTGGVEGLRTFTFSVAHARAVDASRKRARQPHLAEYDPDLDLRTTESAEQLALAGLGGDTEWLLGALNPDQREVLSLRIIAGLPIEQVARIMGRTEGSVKQLQRRALAKLKELVMDSHVGEAR, from the coding sequence ATGTTGACAGACGACGACCTGTCAACAGCCGTTGCCGGAAGCGGCCGGGCGGCGGAGAAGATCTACCGCAGCCTGGCGCCTCAAGTCCTTGGCTACCTGAAGACCAAGGGGCTCGAGGACCCGGAGGGCACCGCCCAGGACGTCTTCCTGACGGTCTTCCGGAAGCTGGAGAGCGTGACCGGGGGCGTTGAGGGCTTGCGGACCTTCACATTCTCTGTGGCCCACGCCAGGGCGGTCGACGCCTCGCGCAAGCGGGCCCGCCAGCCGCACCTGGCCGAATACGACCCGGACTTGGACCTGCGGACCACCGAGTCCGCCGAACAGCTGGCGCTCGCCGGCCTTGGCGGGGACACCGAATGGCTGCTCGGCGCGCTGAACCCGGATCAGCGGGAGGTCCTGTCGCTGCGGATCATTGCGGGCCTGCCGATCGAACAGGTCGCCCGCATCATGGGCCGGACCGAGGGATCCGTAAAGCAGTTGCAGCGCAGGGCGCTGGCTAAATTGAAGGAACTGGTCATGGACAGCCATGTAGGAGAAGCACGATGA
- a CDS encoding carbon-nitrogen hydrolase family protein — translation MKVSVGQFGPSGDVTENLAVMRSLAQEAVAAGAELILFPEESMFTIGKVEGDLAAAVDRHWSKFVQQLSFIAAETGIALIAGGYESSGEERPYNTLVVVDGSGRIVETYRKLHLYDAFSYQESKRIKPGDGGLKLAEIGGLRIGIMTCYDLRFPELARGLADQGADLICVAAAWFKGDHKIDHWETLLKARAIENTCWVAAAGTSSSHTVGHSAILDPMGVVQDYLNEEPRGIVTVDVTRRRIDEVREFLPVLHNRRLASKVEVVEAH, via the coding sequence ATGAAGGTCAGTGTCGGACAGTTCGGTCCGTCCGGGGACGTCACCGAAAACCTCGCGGTGATGCGCAGCCTCGCCCAGGAGGCTGTGGCCGCCGGCGCCGAGCTGATCCTGTTCCCGGAAGAGTCCATGTTCACCATCGGCAAGGTCGAAGGCGACCTTGCCGCCGCCGTCGACCGGCACTGGAGCAAGTTCGTCCAGCAGCTTTCGTTCATCGCGGCGGAGACCGGCATCGCGTTGATCGCAGGCGGCTACGAATCCAGCGGCGAGGAGCGCCCGTACAACACGCTGGTGGTCGTGGACGGTAGCGGCCGGATCGTGGAGACCTACCGCAAGCTGCACCTCTATGATGCGTTCTCCTACCAGGAGTCGAAGCGGATCAAACCGGGCGACGGCGGACTCAAGCTGGCGGAGATCGGCGGACTTCGCATCGGGATCATGACCTGCTACGATCTCCGTTTCCCCGAGCTGGCACGGGGCCTCGCGGACCAGGGCGCGGACCTGATCTGCGTGGCGGCGGCCTGGTTCAAGGGTGACCACAAGATCGACCACTGGGAAACCCTTTTGAAGGCGCGGGCCATCGAGAACACCTGCTGGGTCGCCGCGGCCGGCACTTCCAGCAGCCATACGGTGGGCCACTCCGCGATCCTGGATCCGATGGGCGTGGTGCAGGACTACCTCAACGAGGAGCCGCGCGGCATCGTGACGGTGGATGTGACGCGGCGGCGCATCGACGAGGTCCGCGAGTTCCTGCCGGTCCTGCACAACCGGCGGCTGGCCAGCAAGGTCGAGGTCGTCGAGGCCCACTGA